From one Paracoccus pantotrophus genomic stretch:
- a CDS encoding acetoin dehydrogenase dihydrolipoyllysine-residue acetyltransferase subunit, whose product MADITPILMPKWGLSMREGKLAAWHVAEGAEIKPGDEIMDVETDKIANVVEAADGGLLRRRVGIEGETYPVRALLAVMAPESVPDAEIDAYVAAYQAPSAGDEDEDAGPAYQYADLPMGRIRYAERPGEGVPLVLIHGFGGDLDNWLFNIDALAESAPVYALDLPGHGQSVKSARPAGLGLMVETVLAFLDHIGADRAHLAGHSMGGLVAGTLAARHPERAASVTLICPAGLGSEINADYIDGFVKAAGRKDLKPVLAHLFRDQSLVSRAMVEDLLKYKRLDGVQDFLAELAGNLFREGRQAEQLAEALAASGVPAQVIWGEADAIIPAAHAESLPGASRHVIPDAGHMVQMEQSAEVNRLIRDFIA is encoded by the coding sequence ATGGCAGACATCACCCCGATCCTGATGCCGAAATGGGGGCTCTCGATGCGCGAGGGCAAGCTGGCGGCCTGGCACGTGGCCGAGGGCGCCGAGATCAAGCCCGGCGACGAGATCATGGATGTCGAGACCGACAAGATCGCCAATGTGGTCGAGGCCGCCGACGGGGGCCTCTTGCGCCGCCGCGTCGGCATCGAGGGCGAGACCTATCCGGTGCGCGCGCTGCTGGCGGTGATGGCGCCGGAATCGGTGCCCGACGCGGAAATCGACGCCTATGTCGCCGCCTATCAGGCCCCCTCGGCCGGCGACGAGGACGAGGATGCCGGACCCGCCTATCAATATGCCGACCTGCCCATGGGCCGCATCCGCTATGCCGAGCGTCCGGGCGAGGGCGTACCGCTGGTGCTGATCCACGGCTTCGGCGGCGATCTGGACAACTGGCTGTTCAACATCGACGCGCTGGCGGAATCGGCGCCGGTCTATGCGCTGGACCTGCCCGGCCATGGCCAGTCGGTGAAATCGGCGCGCCCGGCGGGGCTGGGGCTGATGGTGGAAACCGTCCTGGCCTTCCTCGACCATATCGGCGCGGACAGGGCGCATCTGGCCGGTCATTCCATGGGCGGGCTGGTCGCCGGCACGCTGGCGGCCCGGCACCCCGAACGCGCGGCCTCGGTCACGCTGATCTGTCCGGCGGGCCTCGGATCCGAGATCAATGCCGATTACATCGACGGCTTCGTGAAGGCCGCCGGGCGCAAGGACCTGAAGCCGGTGCTGGCGCATCTGTTCAGGGACCAGTCGCTGGTCAGCCGCGCGATGGTCGAGGACCTGCTGAAATACAAGCGCCTCGACGGGGTGCAGGATTTCCTGGCCGAACTGGCCGGAAACCTGTTCCGCGAGGGCCGGCAGGCCGAGCAACTGGCCGAGGCGCTGGCCGCCTCGGGCGTCCCCGCCCAGGTGATCTGGGGCGAGGCCGATGCGATCATCCCCGCCGCCCATGCCGAAAGCCTGCCGGGGGCGTCGCGCCATGTCATCCCGGACGCCGGCCACATGGTGCAGATGGAGCAATCGGCCGAGGTCAACCGCCTGATCCGCGACTTCATCGCCTGA
- a CDS encoding carboxymuconolactone decarboxylase family protein, with the protein MSAKQKLAEMNARAAALYKADGKTMSAFRGLMLAANREGKVSPAMKEMIAIAVAIGRGCEDCIIFHTAEAKAHGASRDEFVEVLAIAIEMSGGPGTVYAAKALAAYDEL; encoded by the coding sequence ATGAGCGCGAAACAGAAACTGGCCGAGATGAACGCGCGCGCCGCCGCGCTTTACAAGGCCGACGGCAAGACCATGTCGGCCTTTCGCGGGCTGATGCTCGCCGCCAACCGCGAGGGCAAGGTCAGCCCCGCCATGAAGGAAATGATCGCCATCGCCGTCGCCATCGGGCGCGGCTGCGAGGATTGCATCATCTTCCACACCGCCGAGGCCAAGGCCCATGGCGCCAGCCGCGACGAGTTCGTCGAGGTTCTTGCCATCGCCATCGAGATGTCCGGCGGGCCGGGCACGGTCTATGCCGCCAAGGCGCTGGCCGCCTATGACGAATTGTGA
- a CDS encoding 2,3-butanediol dehydrogenase, with the protein MKALRFHAARDLRIEDIPEPPRPGPGQVLIRNRFVGICGTDLHEYASGPIFIPTQPHPYSGAHGPQVLGHEFGGEVVAVGEGVTKVAPGDRVAVQPLIMPRGGEYFADRGWHNLSGSLALVGLSWVSGGMAEMALLNDYNVEKIPDGMTDEEAALVEPTAVCVYACDRGRITAGNSVLVTGAGPIGILALLTARAFGATRLFVSDVNDTRLALAAEVVPGVVAINPAREDVGERVRAGTEGGLGCDVALECVGNERALQSCLDALRKQGVIVQTGLHPGKGSVDFFQLTFKDAEIRGSWCYPTHGWPRTIELIASGAIPASRVVTRRIALDQAVAEGFEALLDPAGTQLKILIDLSR; encoded by the coding sequence ATGAAAGCATTGCGTTTCCACGCCGCCAGGGATCTGCGGATCGAGGACATCCCCGAACCGCCCCGGCCCGGCCCCGGCCAGGTGCTGATCCGAAACCGCTTCGTCGGCATCTGCGGCACCGACCTGCACGAATATGCCTCGGGCCCGATCTTCATCCCCACCCAGCCGCATCCCTATTCCGGCGCCCATGGCCCGCAGGTGCTGGGCCATGAATTCGGCGGCGAGGTCGTGGCGGTGGGCGAGGGCGTGACCAAGGTCGCGCCCGGCGACCGGGTGGCGGTGCAGCCGCTGATCATGCCGCGCGGCGGCGAATATTTCGCCGACCGGGGCTGGCACAACCTCTCGGGCAGCCTGGCGCTGGTCGGGCTGTCCTGGGTCTCGGGCGGCATGGCCGAGATGGCGCTGCTCAACGACTACAATGTCGAGAAGATCCCCGACGGCATGACCGACGAAGAGGCCGCGCTGGTCGAGCCGACCGCCGTCTGCGTCTATGCCTGCGACCGCGGCCGGATCACGGCGGGGAACTCGGTGCTGGTCACGGGCGCCGGCCCCATCGGCATCCTGGCGCTGCTGACCGCGCGGGCCTTCGGCGCGACGCGGCTGTTCGTCTCGGACGTGAACGACACGCGGCTGGCGCTCGCCGCCGAGGTGGTGCCGGGTGTCGTCGCCATCAACCCGGCGCGCGAGGATGTGGGCGAGCGGGTGCGCGCCGGCACCGAAGGCGGCCTCGGCTGCGACGTGGCGCTGGAATGCGTCGGCAACGAACGGGCGCTGCAATCCTGCCTCGACGCGCTGCGCAAGCAGGGGGTGATCGTGCAGACCGGGCTGCATCCGGGCAAGGGCAGCGTGGATTTCTTCCAGCTGACCTTCAAGGATGCCGAGATCCGCGGCTCGTGGTGCTATCCGACCCATGGCTGGCCGCGCACCATCGAGCTGATCGCCTCGGGCGCCATTCCGGCCAGCCGGGTTGTGACCAGGCGCATCGCGCTGGACCAGGCCGTGGCCGAGGGGTTCGAGGCGCTGCTGGACCCCGCCGGCACCCAGCTCAAGATCCTGATCGACCTGTCCCGCTGA
- a CDS encoding ATP-NAD kinase family protein, whose protein sequence is MVKVGIIANPISARDIRRVISHAGNLPINDRANIVLRMMAGLAAAGVEEVLVMPENGGIRFHLERSIRREARLGHANFPQLRYLDMPVTATPEDSARAARMMAAEGVAAIVVLGGDGTNRVVVGACGSVPVAGVSTGTNNAFPELREPTITGLAVGLAATGQVPAELALRPNKWLEVALNDDRREIALVDVAVVEDRFVGARAIWKTTGFRDLFVTFGLPQAIGMSAIAGLCDPVDRATPEGRHIRLSPDAPRQLLAPIAPGLIDRLGIAGVARMAPGRAHAPSIRAGTLAFDGERELTFTEGDRVSVRLVPDAFRTIDVPACMAHAAAAGLFIRNPD, encoded by the coding sequence ATGGTCAAGGTCGGCATCATCGCCAATCCGATTTCGGCCCGCGACATCCGGCGGGTGATCTCGCATGCGGGCAACCTGCCCATCAACGACCGCGCCAATATCGTGCTGCGCATGATGGCCGGGCTGGCCGCGGCCGGGGTCGAGGAAGTGCTGGTCATGCCGGAAAACGGCGGCATCCGCTTTCACCTGGAACGCAGCATCCGGCGCGAGGCGCGGCTGGGCCACGCCAATTTCCCGCAGCTGCGCTACCTGGACATGCCCGTCACCGCCACGCCCGAGGACAGCGCCCGGGCCGCCCGGATGATGGCGGCCGAAGGCGTTGCGGCCATCGTGGTGCTGGGCGGCGACGGCACCAACCGCGTCGTCGTGGGGGCCTGCGGCAGCGTGCCGGTGGCGGGCGTCTCGACCGGCACCAACAACGCCTTCCCGGAGCTGCGCGAGCCGACGATCACCGGCCTGGCCGTGGGGCTGGCCGCGACCGGGCAGGTGCCGGCCGAACTGGCGCTGCGCCCGAACAAATGGCTGGAGGTCGCGCTGAACGACGACCGGCGCGAGATCGCGCTGGTCGATGTCGCCGTGGTCGAGGACCGTTTCGTCGGCGCCCGCGCCATCTGGAAGACGACGGGCTTTCGCGACCTGTTCGTGACCTTCGGCCTGCCGCAGGCCATCGGCATGTCCGCGATCGCCGGGCTTTGCGACCCGGTGGACCGCGCCACGCCCGAGGGCCGCCATATCCGCCTGTCGCCCGACGCGCCGCGCCAGTTGCTTGCCCCCATCGCGCCCGGCCTGATCGACCGGCTGGGCATCGCCGGCGTCGCGCGCATGGCACCGGGCCGGGCGCATGCCCCCTCGATCCGCGCCGGCACGCTGGCCTTCGACGGCGAGCGCGAGCTGACCTTCACCGAAGGCGACCGGGTGTCGGTGCGGCTGGTGCCCGACGCCTTCCGCACCATCGACGTGCCCGCCTGCATGGCCCATGCGGCCGCGGCCGGGCTGTTCATCCGCAACCCAGACTGA
- a CDS encoding SDR family NAD(P)-dependent oxidoreductase codes for MSNSVEGRVVIVTGAGRGIGRSIAEGLAQAGARVVIADIAADTAETTAAEIREAGGQAIGLAVDVTDRASTRALIARTVAEHGRLDAMFNNAGIAQVKPFNDITEDDWHRVMDVNAMGVLIGIQEAARQFIAQGGGGKIVNTASIAGKQGYEPLAHYSASKFAVVALTQAAARAFGKHGICVNAICPGVVATDMWKLIDKGFKDEGLTSRDNEAFEGFSADILLGRPSRPEDLAGVSIFLASAGSDYMTGQSLVVDGGMVLL; via the coding sequence ATGAGCAATTCCGTCGAAGGCCGCGTGGTCATCGTCACCGGCGCCGGCCGCGGCATCGGCCGCTCCATCGCCGAGGGGCTGGCGCAGGCCGGCGCCCGGGTGGTGATCGCCGACATCGCCGCCGATACCGCCGAAACCACCGCCGCCGAGATCCGCGAGGCGGGCGGGCAGGCCATCGGCCTTGCCGTCGATGTGACCGACCGCGCCAGCACGCGCGCGCTGATCGCCCGCACCGTCGCCGAACATGGCCGGCTGGATGCCATGTTCAACAATGCCGGCATCGCCCAGGTCAAGCCGTTCAACGACATCACCGAGGACGACTGGCACCGCGTCATGGACGTGAACGCCATGGGCGTGCTGATCGGCATCCAGGAGGCGGCACGGCAGTTCATCGCCCAGGGCGGCGGCGGCAAGATCGTCAACACCGCCTCGATCGCCGGCAAGCAGGGCTACGAGCCCTTGGCGCATTACTCGGCCAGCAAGTTCGCCGTGGTGGCGCTGACCCAGGCCGCGGCCCGCGCCTTCGGCAAGCACGGCATCTGCGTCAACGCCATCTGCCCCGGCGTGGTCGCCACCGACATGTGGAAGCTGATCGACAAGGGCTTCAAGGACGAGGGGCTGACCAGCCGCGACAACGAGGCTTTCGAGGGCTTTTCCGCCGACATCCTGCTGGGCCGCCCCTCGCGCCCCGAGGATCTGGCCGGCGTCTCGATCTTCCTCGCCTCGGCCGGGTCGGACTACATGACCGGGCAAAGCCTGGTCGTCGACGGCGGCATGGTGCTGCTATGA
- a CDS encoding alpha-ketoacid dehydrogenase subunit beta, with protein sequence MARIISMKDAVNEALDQEMSRDPTVIMMGEDIVGGAGAQGEDDAWGGVLGVSKGLYAKHPKQMIDTPLSESAYVGAAIGAATAGLRPVAELMFVDFIGVCLDQVFNQAAKFRYMFGGKAETPVVIRAMCGAGFRAAAQHSQMLTPLFTHIPGLKVVCPSNAYDCKGLLIQAIRDNDPVIFLEHKNLYASTADVPEEPYAIPFGEANIVREGGDATIVTYGQMVGRALEAAEMLKKDGVDAEVIDLRTLSPIDMDTVLESVEATGRLVCVDEANPRCSIAADIAATVAQDAFGALKAPIQMVTPPHAPVPFSPSLEDAYVPSAERIAAAVRKTLEN encoded by the coding sequence ATGGCACGCATCATCAGCATGAAGGACGCGGTGAACGAGGCGCTGGATCAGGAGATGAGCCGCGACCCCACCGTGATCATGATGGGCGAGGATATCGTCGGCGGCGCCGGCGCGCAGGGCGAGGATGACGCCTGGGGCGGCGTCCTTGGCGTCAGCAAGGGGCTTTACGCCAAGCACCCGAAGCAGATGATCGACACGCCGCTGTCGGAAAGCGCCTATGTCGGCGCCGCCATCGGCGCGGCGACGGCGGGGCTGCGGCCGGTGGCGGAACTGATGTTCGTCGATTTCATCGGCGTCTGCCTGGACCAGGTCTTCAACCAGGCGGCGAAATTCCGCTACATGTTCGGCGGCAAGGCGGAAACCCCGGTGGTGATCCGGGCGATGTGCGGCGCCGGCTTCCGCGCCGCCGCCCAGCACAGCCAGATGCTGACGCCGCTGTTCACCCATATCCCCGGCCTCAAGGTGGTCTGCCCCTCGAACGCCTATGACTGCAAGGGGCTGCTGATCCAGGCGATCCGCGACAACGACCCGGTGATCTTCCTCGAACACAAGAACCTCTACGCCAGCACGGCGGATGTGCCCGAGGAGCCCTATGCCATCCCCTTCGGCGAGGCGAACATCGTCCGCGAGGGCGGCGACGCCACCATCGTCACCTATGGCCAGATGGTCGGCCGCGCGCTGGAAGCCGCCGAGATGCTGAAGAAGGACGGCGTCGACGCCGAGGTGATCGACCTGCGCACGCTCTCGCCCATCGACATGGACACGGTGCTGGAAAGCGTCGAGGCGACCGGCCGGCTGGTCTGCGTGGACGAGGCGAACCCGCGCTGTTCCATCGCCGCCGACATCGCCGCCACCGTGGCGCAGGACGCCTTCGGCGCCCTCAAGGCACCGATCCAGATGGTGACGCCGCCGCATGCGCCGGTGCCCTTCTCGCCCTCGCTGGAGGACGCCTATGTGCCCTCGGCCGAGCGCATCGCCGCGGCCGTCCGCAAGACGCTGGAGAACTGA
- a CDS encoding thiamine pyrophosphate-dependent dehydrogenase E1 component subunit alpha, with protein sequence MSNPFPLPKEQLLDAYRKMRTIRDFEERLHVDFARGEIPGFVHLYAGEEATAVGIMMHLHDRDRIASTHRGHGHCIAKGVDVKAMMAEIYGKATGCCAGKGGSMHIADLSLGMMGANGILGAGAPLVCGAALAAQKLGHDGVGITFFGDGASNQGTVLESMNLAAIWNLPVIFVVENNGYAESTSVDYATASDSYVDRATGFGMPGITVDGLDFFAVHEAAGEVIRRAREGAGPTLLECKNVRFFGHFEGDAQTYKAPGENEYNRAHNDCLKLFRQKVTEAGVISDAELDAIDAEVAALIDEAVAEAIAAPLPEAAKLTADVYVSY encoded by the coding sequence ATGTCCAATCCGTTTCCGCTGCCGAAAGAGCAGCTTCTGGACGCCTATCGCAAGATGCGCACCATCCGCGATTTCGAGGAACGGCTGCATGTCGATTTCGCCCGCGGCGAGATCCCCGGCTTCGTCCACCTCTATGCCGGCGAAGAGGCGACGGCGGTCGGCATCATGATGCATCTGCACGACCGCGACCGCATCGCCTCGACCCATCGCGGCCATGGCCATTGCATCGCCAAGGGCGTCGACGTCAAGGCGATGATGGCCGAGATCTATGGCAAGGCCACCGGCTGCTGCGCCGGCAAGGGCGGCTCGATGCATATCGCCGACCTGTCCTTGGGGATGATGGGCGCGAACGGCATCTTGGGCGCCGGGGCGCCCTTGGTCTGCGGCGCGGCGCTGGCGGCGCAGAAGCTGGGCCATGACGGCGTCGGCATCACCTTCTTCGGCGACGGCGCCTCGAACCAGGGCACGGTGCTGGAAAGCATGAACCTGGCCGCGATCTGGAACCTGCCGGTGATCTTCGTGGTGGAAAACAACGGCTATGCCGAATCGACCTCGGTCGATTACGCCACCGCCTCGGACAGCTACGTGGACCGGGCGACCGGCTTCGGCATGCCGGGGATCACCGTGGACGGGCTGGATTTCTTCGCCGTCCACGAGGCGGCGGGCGAGGTCATCCGCCGCGCCCGCGAAGGCGCCGGGCCGACGCTCTTGGAATGCAAGAACGTGCGCTTCTTCGGCCATTTCGAAGGCGACGCCCAGACCTACAAGGCGCCGGGCGAGAACGAATACAACCGCGCCCACAACGATTGCCTGAAGCTGTTCCGCCAGAAAGTGACCGAGGCCGGGGTGATCTCGGATGCCGAGCTCGATGCCATCGACGCCGAGGTGGCGGCGCTGATCGACGAGGCCGTGGCCGAGGCCATCGCCGCGCCGCTGCCCGAGGCCGCGAAACTGACCGCCGACGTCTATGTGAGCTATTGA